The Edaphobacter sp. 12200R-103 genome contains a region encoding:
- the argF gene encoding ornithine carbamoyltransferase, with translation MGSKTVMMNSKSDSSGPEVPPRKSTAVLGIQSDTAFNEAAKRLCGRDLCSISDLSVEEMAAVMELAHAVKNSPEDFRHALDAKQMVMFFEKASLRTRLTFEAAINTLGGNAIFVDQTQSPLGERESLPDVARNLERWMSAIVLRTYSHETITEMAACSKIPVINALSDLEHPCQAIADFLTLEERFGSAEGLRFAYVGDGNNVCHSLMLAGALLGSHVSVATPKGFAPKLEIIHKAIEIAEQTGGSITLLHDPIKAVTGADAIYTDVCTSMGFEHEATKRAPIFKPYQVNEELMSNAQQDAVFMHCLPAHRNAEVTDAVLDGPQSIVFDQAENRLHAQKSLLLMLLGGAKRISSARGRGTQARKRPSLV, from the coding sequence ATGGGTAGCAAAACCGTCATGATGAATTCGAAATCCGATAGCTCCGGCCCTGAGGTTCCACCTCGCAAGTCGACGGCCGTACTCGGCATCCAGTCCGATACGGCATTTAACGAGGCAGCCAAGCGACTCTGCGGACGCGACCTTTGTTCCATCAGTGATCTGAGCGTCGAAGAGATGGCCGCCGTCATGGAGCTGGCCCATGCCGTGAAGAACTCTCCGGAGGACTTCCGCCATGCCCTCGATGCGAAGCAGATGGTAATGTTCTTTGAAAAGGCTTCTCTGCGTACCCGCCTCACCTTTGAGGCAGCAATCAACACGCTGGGTGGCAACGCTATCTTCGTCGACCAGACACAGTCGCCTCTTGGCGAGCGCGAGTCTCTGCCGGACGTTGCTCGCAACCTGGAACGCTGGATGAGCGCAATTGTTCTGCGCACTTACTCGCACGAGACGATCACGGAGATGGCTGCGTGCTCGAAGATCCCGGTTATCAACGCTCTCTCCGACCTGGAGCATCCCTGCCAGGCAATCGCCGATTTCCTTACCCTGGAGGAGCGATTTGGCTCGGCTGAGGGACTTCGCTTTGCCTATGTGGGCGACGGCAATAACGTCTGCCACTCGCTGATGCTGGCGGGCGCGCTGCTCGGCTCGCATGTCAGCGTTGCGACTCCCAAGGGTTTCGCTCCCAAACTGGAGATCATCCATAAGGCAATTGAGATCGCCGAGCAGACTGGCGGTAGCATTACGCTGCTGCACGATCCTATCAAGGCCGTAACCGGAGCCGATGCGATCTACACTGACGTCTGCACCAGCATGGGATTTGAACATGAAGCGACGAAACGCGCCCCCATCTTCAAGCCCTACCAGGTAAATGAAGAACTGATGAGCAATGCACAGCAGGATGCCGTCTTTATGCATTGCCTGCCGGCACACCGCAACGCTGAGGTCACCGATGCGGTATTGGATGGGCCGCAGTCCATCGTCTTTGATCAGGCAGAGAACCGTCTGCACGCTCAGAAATCGCTCCTGCTGATGCTGCTGGGCGGGGCCAAGCGTATCTCGAGTGCCCGTGGACGTGGAACACAGGCGCGCAAACGTCCTTCGCTGGTGTAG